Proteins encoded by one window of Candidatus Obscuribacter sp.:
- a CDS encoding serine/threonine protein kinase, with protein sequence MIAGPKRLGSFTAFLLKDLRCGCAKPLLQVAGANAMETRYRPPQATWGKRKEQMQTALRTRASNTFARDAALVSLAPGTTIGGCYQLIEMVGKGGMGVVYKARHTALNRILALKFVAPSMVSHESWQLFQQEAKLNATLSHPSLCQIYDLGIHANALPYYAMDFVDGQTLEEIIINSGPLSVGATLEIFIKVAEGLSYAHRRNVVHRDIKPANIMIQSTTGDTVEVKLLDFGIAELSEKQGKKGGQKTERIIGSAAYMSPEQFADGRPTPAPTSTAWAALSLRLSPGHCLLKAKTLIHWTGNTQQPNLHSCRILQILPTRSNLRRSSENACTKAVTDAIKTPVN encoded by the coding sequence GTGATTGCAGGGCCAAAACGACTGGGCAGTTTTACTGCGTTTTTACTCAAAGACTTGCGCTGTGGCTGTGCTAAACCTTTGCTCCAGGTAGCCGGAGCCAATGCCATGGAGACCCGATACAGACCACCTCAAGCCACCTGGGGCAAACGCAAAGAGCAGATGCAAACAGCCCTGCGCACAAGGGCAAGCAACACCTTTGCCAGAGATGCAGCGCTTGTATCTCTCGCCCCCGGCACAACTATTGGAGGTTGCTATCAGCTCATTGAGATGGTCGGCAAAGGTGGCATGGGTGTAGTTTACAAAGCCAGACACACTGCCTTAAACCGCATCCTCGCTCTCAAGTTCGTAGCACCGTCCATGGTGTCTCACGAGAGCTGGCAATTATTTCAGCAAGAAGCAAAACTCAATGCCACATTAAGCCATCCATCACTCTGTCAAATCTACGATCTGGGCATCCACGCTAATGCCCTGCCCTATTATGCCATGGATTTTGTCGATGGTCAGACTCTCGAAGAGATTATCATCAATAGCGGTCCACTCAGTGTGGGAGCCACTCTAGAAATTTTTATCAAAGTAGCAGAAGGGCTATCATATGCCCATCGTCGCAATGTAGTGCACAGAGATATCAAACCTGCCAATATCATGATCCAAAGTACCACAGGTGATACCGTAGAGGTCAAACTACTGGACTTTGGTATCGCTGAGCTTAGCGAAAAGCAAGGCAAAAAGGGCGGGCAAAAAACCGAAAGAATAATCGGCAGCGCTGCTTACATGAGCCCCGAGCAGTTTGCTGACGGACGACCGACGCCCGCTCCGACATCTACAGCCTGGGCTGCTCTATCTTTGAGACTCTCACCGGGGCACTGCCTTTTGAAAGCGAAGACTTTGATACATTGGACCGGCAACACTCAACAGCCGAACCTCCACTCTTGTCGGATACTACAAATATTGCCTACCCGCTCGAACTTGAGGCGATCCTCAGAAAATGCCTGCACAAAAGCCGTGACCGACGCTATCAAAACGCCAGTGAACTAG